The Pyrococcus horikoshii OT3 genome includes a window with the following:
- a CDS encoding Ldh family oxidoreductase: MFEKGYVDENYIRVPKDRLFSFIVRVLTKLGVPEEDAKIVADNLVMADLRGVESHGVQRLKRYVDGIISGGVNLHPKIRVIREGPSYALIDGDEGLGQVVGYRSMKLAIKKAKDTGIGIVIARNSNHYGIAGYYALMAAEEGMIGISMTNSRPLVAPTGGIERILGTNPIALAAPTKDKPFLLDMATSVVPIGKLEVYRRKGKDIPEGWAINREGNITTKVEEVFNGGALLPLGGFGELLGGHKGYGLSLMVDILSGILSGGTWSKYVKNTSEKGSNVCHFFMVIDIEHFIPLEEFKEKISQMIEEIKSSRKHPEFERIWIHGEKGFLTMETRLKLGIPIYRKVLEELNEIAKRVGVEGL; encoded by the coding sequence ATGTTTGAAAAGGGTTATGTCGATGAGAACTACATCAGAGTTCCCAAGGATAGACTTTTCTCTTTCATAGTCAGGGTACTAACTAAACTAGGAGTTCCAGAGGAGGATGCTAAGATAGTTGCAGATAACTTGGTGATGGCAGATCTGAGAGGGGTGGAGAGTCATGGAGTTCAGAGATTAAAGAGGTACGTGGATGGGATAATTAGCGGTGGGGTAAACCTTCATCCTAAAATAAGGGTTATCCGAGAAGGCCCTTCCTATGCCCTTATAGATGGGGATGAAGGCCTTGGCCAAGTAGTTGGATATAGGTCTATGAAACTCGCAATTAAGAAGGCTAAGGATACTGGGATTGGGATCGTCATTGCTAGGAACAGTAACCACTATGGGATAGCTGGATACTACGCCTTGATGGCCGCTGAAGAGGGGATGATCGGAATTAGCATGACGAACTCTAGGCCACTAGTTGCTCCAACAGGAGGAATTGAAAGGATCCTTGGCACGAATCCAATAGCTTTAGCAGCGCCCACGAAGGATAAGCCCTTTTTACTTGACATGGCAACCAGCGTAGTTCCGATAGGTAAACTCGAAGTCTACAGAAGAAAAGGAAAGGATATCCCTGAGGGATGGGCCATAAATAGAGAAGGGAATATAACTACTAAGGTCGAAGAGGTGTTCAATGGAGGGGCCCTTCTACCCCTTGGAGGGTTTGGAGAGCTACTTGGAGGACATAAAGGTTATGGGTTAAGTTTAATGGTCGATATACTTTCCGGAATACTCTCTGGTGGAACATGGAGTAAGTACGTTAAGAATACCAGTGAGAAGGGAAGTAATGTTTGTCACTTCTTCATGGTCATAGACATAGAGCATTTCATACCTCTAGAAGAATTTAAGGAGAAGATAAGTCAGATGATTGAGGAAATAAAGAGTTCGAGAAAGCATCCTGAATTTGAGAGGATATGGATCCATGGGGAGAAGGGATTTTTAACCATGGAGACTAGGCTTAAGCTCGGTATTCCGATCTATAGGAAGGTTCTCGAAGAGCTTAACGAGATAGCAAAAAGAGTTGGAGTTGAAGGTTTATGA
- a CDS encoding ATP-binding protein: MHRLQILQVQKCHEEFEKAMALGQYDKARLIALRCSELLRNLASENLDLSHILLEEAKKWEDKARNIRKKKEARNEYFDRLKVLIKKSTVTWNDIGGLKEAKKLIAQAVGLSIAKSPIDPPQGILLFGPPGTGKSLLASATANSLNATFFSVKASDLLSKYFGESSKLVSALFSLARQLSPSVIFIDEVDSLTMKRSSLDDAARRMIGTLLAEIDGFKDKRRKVIVLTATNTPWDLDEAMLSRLPIRIYVPLPDIPSAVEIFRIHLRGIPHEVSLNKLAKEAVKKLYSGREIANVVKLATMKMLEEMNPELVDPLRVATLKGKDLTTRPLTMDDFRYAMAKIKSPITKSDVKKYEKWAKEFGI; this comes from the coding sequence ATGCACAGGCTCCAAATCCTTCAAGTGCAGAAATGCCACGAGGAATTCGAGAAAGCCATGGCCCTAGGTCAGTATGATAAGGCTAGGTTAATAGCACTTAGATGCTCCGAATTGTTAAGGAATCTAGCCTCTGAAAATTTAGATCTCTCTCATATACTCCTCGAAGAGGCAAAGAAGTGGGAAGATAAAGCCAGAAATATCAGAAAAAAGAAAGAAGCCAGGAATGAATATTTTGATAGATTAAAGGTTCTAATAAAGAAGAGCACTGTAACTTGGAATGACATTGGAGGGTTAAAAGAAGCTAAAAAGTTAATTGCACAAGCCGTTGGATTAAGCATTGCAAAATCTCCTATAGATCCACCCCAGGGAATACTTCTATTTGGCCCTCCAGGAACTGGAAAGAGCTTACTTGCAAGTGCTACTGCAAACAGTTTGAATGCAACATTCTTTAGCGTGAAGGCAAGTGACCTTCTCAGCAAGTACTTTGGGGAATCTTCAAAGTTGGTTTCAGCCCTCTTCTCCTTGGCCAGACAACTAAGTCCAAGTGTTATATTTATAGATGAAGTTGATTCCCTAACCATGAAAAGGTCAAGCCTGGATGATGCCGCTAGAAGAATGATTGGGACGTTATTAGCTGAAATTGATGGATTCAAAGATAAAAGGAGAAAGGTGATTGTACTTACAGCTACAAATACCCCCTGGGATCTTGACGAGGCCATGCTTTCTAGGTTGCCAATTAGAATTTACGTCCCCCTTCCGGATATACCCTCTGCTGTTGAGATCTTTAGAATCCATCTAAGGGGAATTCCCCATGAGGTATCGCTGAACAAGCTAGCTAAAGAAGCCGTTAAAAAGTTGTACTCTGGAAGGGAAATCGCAAATGTTGTAAAGCTAGCAACTATGAAGATGCTCGAGGAAATGAATCCCGAGCTCGTAGATCCCCTAAGAGTGGCTACGCTAAAGGGAAAGGATCTGACGACTAGACCTCTAACGATGGATGACTTTAGGTACGCAATGGCCAAGATAAAGAGTCCCATAACGAAGAGTGATGTTAAAAAATATGAGAAGTGGGCCAAGGAATTTGGAATTTAG
- a CDS encoding NAD(P)-dependent malic enzyme has translation MIREKALEFHKNNFPGNGKIEVIPKVSLESREELTLAYTPGVAEPCKEIARDPGKVYEYTSKGNLVAVVSDGSRILGLGNIGPLAGLPVMEGKALLFKRFGGVDAFPIMIKEQEPNKFIDIVKAIAPTFGGINLEDIASPKCFYILERLREELDIPVFHDDQQGTAAVVLAGLLNALKVVGKKISEITLALFGAGAAGFATLRILTEAGVKPENVRVVELVNGKPRILTSDLDLEKLFPYRGWLLKKTNGENIEGGPQEALKDADVLISFTRPGPGVIKPQWIEKMNEDAIVFPLANPVPEILPEEAKKAGARIVATGRSDYPNQINNLLGFPGIFRGALDVRARTITDSMIIAAAKAIASIVEEPSEENIIPSPLNPIVYAREARAVAEEAMKEGVARTKVKGEWVEEHTIRLIEFYENVIAPINKKRREYSKAITRA, from the coding sequence ATGATAAGGGAAAAGGCCTTAGAATTTCATAAGAATAACTTCCCAGGAAATGGAAAGATAGAAGTTATTCCAAAGGTTTCCCTTGAGAGTAGGGAAGAGCTCACGCTCGCTTATACTCCTGGAGTCGCTGAACCCTGTAAGGAGATAGCTAGAGATCCCGGGAAGGTTTATGAGTACACCAGCAAAGGTAACCTGGTTGCTGTGGTTAGCGATGGAAGTAGAATACTTGGTCTCGGAAACATAGGGCCACTTGCGGGCCTTCCAGTCATGGAAGGAAAAGCCCTGCTTTTCAAGAGGTTTGGAGGAGTTGATGCATTCCCGATAATGATTAAAGAACAAGAGCCAAATAAGTTCATAGATATTGTGAAAGCAATAGCCCCAACCTTTGGTGGAATAAACCTCGAAGATATAGCATCGCCTAAGTGCTTTTACATACTTGAAAGATTAAGGGAGGAACTTGATATTCCCGTATTTCACGACGACCAACAGGGAACTGCAGCTGTAGTTCTTGCGGGGCTTTTAAACGCTCTCAAAGTTGTTGGGAAAAAGATAAGTGAGATAACACTAGCATTGTTTGGTGCTGGTGCTGCTGGATTCGCTACACTGAGAATACTAACGGAAGCCGGAGTTAAGCCAGAGAACGTTAGGGTTGTTGAACTCGTTAATGGGAAACCCAGGATTCTAACGAGCGATCTTGATTTAGAAAAGTTGTTCCCATACAGGGGATGGCTGCTCAAGAAGACGAACGGTGAGAACATAGAGGGAGGTCCCCAGGAAGCCCTCAAAGATGCAGACGTGCTCATATCCTTTACAAGACCAGGCCCTGGTGTAATAAAGCCTCAATGGATAGAGAAAATGAATGAAGATGCAATAGTTTTTCCTCTAGCAAATCCAGTTCCTGAAATTTTACCTGAGGAAGCAAAGAAAGCTGGAGCTAGAATAGTGGCCACGGGAAGGAGCGATTACCCGAATCAAATAAACAACCTCCTAGGATTTCCAGGGATTTTTAGGGGAGCTTTAGATGTAAGGGCTAGAACGATAACGGATAGTATGATAATAGCTGCAGCTAAGGCCATAGCTAGCATCGTTGAGGAGCCAAGCGAAGAAAACATAATACCATCCCCTCTAAATCCTATAGTCTACGCGAGAGAAGCCAGAGCGGTTGCGGAGGAAGCTATGAAGGAGGGGGTTGCCAGAACAAAGGTTAAAGGGGAGTGGGTGGAAGAACATACAATAAGGCTAATAGAGTTTTACGAGAATGTCATCGCTCCTATAAATAAGAAAAGGAGGGAGTACTCCAAAGCAATCACTCGAGCTTAG
- the for gene encoding tungsten-containing formaldehyde ferredoxin oxidoreductase, producing the protein MKGWWGRILRVNLTTGEVKVQEYPEEIAKKFIGGRGLAAWILWNEVKGVDPLSPENKLVIAAGPFNGLPTPSGGKLVVAAKSPLTGGYGDGNLGTMASVHLRRAGYDALVIEGKAKKPVYLYIEDDNVSILSAEGLWGKGTFETEKELKKIHGKNVGVLSIGPAGENLVKFAVVISQEGRAAGRPGMGAVMGSKKLKAIVVRGTKDIPVADKDELKKLSQEAYTDILNAPGYPFWKRQGTMATIEWANENSALPTRNFSDGIFELARPIDGYTMEGMKINQRGCPYCNMPCGNVVLDAEGQESELDYENVALLGSNLGIGKLNEVAVLNRIADDMGMDTISLGGVLGFVMEAKERGLIKDDEAPEFGDFKKAKELALNIAYRRTELGNFAAEGVKRMAEKLGDDSFAMHVKGLEVSGYNCYIYPGMALAYGTSSIGAHHKEAWVIAWEIGTAPIEGEQAEKVEYKISYDPIKAQKVVELQRLRGGLFEMLTACRLPWVEIGLSLEYYPKLLKAITGVTYTWDDLYKAADRVYALIRAYWVREFNGNWSREMDYPPKRWFNEGLKSGPYKGQHLDRDKYDALLSEYYRIRGWDERGIPKKETLKQLELDFVIPELEKVTKLE; encoded by the coding sequence ATGAAAGGATGGTGGGGCAGGATTCTGAGGGTTAACTTAACTACAGGGGAAGTTAAAGTCCAAGAATATCCCGAAGAGATCGCGAAGAAGTTTATTGGTGGAAGAGGCCTAGCTGCATGGATTCTTTGGAACGAAGTTAAGGGCGTTGACCCTCTAAGCCCAGAGAACAAGCTCGTTATTGCTGCGGGACCCTTCAACGGCCTTCCAACACCAAGTGGTGGTAAGCTCGTAGTGGCCGCTAAGAGTCCGCTAACTGGAGGTTATGGCGACGGTAACTTAGGAACCATGGCCTCAGTCCACCTAAGAAGGGCCGGGTACGATGCTTTAGTCATCGAGGGAAAAGCTAAGAAGCCAGTCTATCTCTACATTGAGGATGATAACGTGAGCATTCTAAGTGCTGAGGGGCTTTGGGGGAAAGGAACCTTCGAAACAGAGAAGGAGCTAAAGAAGATCCACGGTAAGAACGTTGGAGTTCTAAGCATAGGACCTGCTGGAGAGAACTTAGTTAAGTTCGCAGTTGTTATATCCCAAGAAGGGAGAGCAGCGGGAAGACCTGGAATGGGTGCGGTAATGGGAAGCAAGAAGCTCAAGGCTATCGTTGTAAGGGGAACTAAAGATATTCCCGTTGCGGATAAAGATGAGCTGAAGAAGCTTAGTCAAGAGGCCTATACCGATATACTAAACGCTCCAGGATATCCATTCTGGAAGAGGCAAGGTACTATGGCAACTATTGAGTGGGCGAATGAAAACTCCGCACTACCAACCAGGAACTTCAGCGATGGAATCTTCGAGCTTGCAAGGCCTATCGATGGATACACCATGGAAGGTATGAAGATCAATCAGAGGGGATGTCCATACTGTAATATGCCCTGTGGGAACGTAGTCCTTGATGCCGAGGGGCAGGAAAGTGAATTGGACTATGAGAACGTCGCATTGTTAGGATCTAACCTCGGAATCGGGAAGCTTAACGAAGTTGCCGTTCTCAACAGGATAGCTGACGATATGGGTATGGATACCATAAGCCTTGGAGGAGTTCTGGGCTTCGTTATGGAAGCTAAAGAGAGGGGATTAATAAAGGATGATGAAGCCCCAGAGTTTGGAGACTTCAAGAAGGCCAAAGAACTAGCCTTGAACATAGCTTATAGAAGAACAGAACTTGGAAACTTTGCTGCGGAAGGAGTTAAGAGGATGGCCGAAAAGCTTGGAGATGACAGCTTTGCAATGCACGTGAAAGGGCTAGAGGTCAGCGGTTACAATTGTTACATCTACCCAGGAATGGCCTTAGCCTATGGAACGAGCTCAATAGGAGCTCACCATAAGGAAGCTTGGGTTATAGCTTGGGAGATTGGAACTGCACCGATAGAAGGAGAGCAGGCCGAGAAGGTTGAATACAAGATAAGCTACGATCCAATAAAGGCCCAGAAGGTGGTTGAACTCCAGAGGCTCAGGGGAGGACTCTTCGAGATGCTCACCGCATGTAGATTACCATGGGTTGAAATTGGATTAAGCCTGGAGTACTATCCGAAGTTGCTTAAGGCTATAACTGGAGTTACCTATACATGGGATGACCTATACAAAGCAGCTGACAGGGTTTACGCATTAATAAGGGCTTACTGGGTTAGAGAATTCAACGGTAACTGGAGCAGAGAAATGGATTATCCACCAAAGAGGTGGTTCAACGAGGGATTGAAGAGTGGCCCATACAAGGGACAGCACTTGGATAGGGATAAGTATGATGCATTACTTTCGGAGTACTATAGAATTAGGGGATGGGATGAAAGAGGAATTCCAAAGAAGGAGACACTTAAGCAACTCGAGCTAGACTTCGTGATTCCAGAGCTTGAAAAGGTAACTAAGCTCGAGTGA
- a CDS encoding DUF2118 family protein: MGRLPQLFVEVEREECLEGDKVKYECIIIQDNIEVKLKEGERVPDFINIERAKFLAKEIYDRFHFYVDQYEHKMRVDAIIVYPDRRTKMYLRKGDELMLLPVEGYVVTLIADVGNRVRKGDPFAAITTRKGEVHYLKPPKPGTVVYIDEFTNRPHYVYYILPEE; this comes from the coding sequence ATGGGAAGACTTCCCCAGCTTTTCGTTGAGGTTGAGAGAGAAGAATGCCTTGAAGGGGATAAGGTCAAGTACGAGTGTATAATCATTCAGGATAACATTGAAGTTAAGCTGAAAGAAGGAGAAAGAGTTCCAGATTTCATAAACATTGAAAGGGCCAAATTCCTAGCTAAAGAAATTTACGACCGCTTCCACTTCTACGTTGATCAATACGAGCACAAGATGAGGGTTGACGCGATAATAGTGTATCCCGATAGAAGAACGAAGATGTACTTAAGGAAAGGAGATGAGTTAATGCTGTTACCCGTTGAAGGTTACGTTGTTACTCTGATAGCCGACGTTGGGAACAGGGTTAGGAAAGGGGATCCATTTGCAGCTATAACGACCAGAAAGGGGGAGGTTCACTACTTAAAGCCACCAAAACCTGGTACTGTAGTTTACATAGACGAGTTCACGAATAGGCCCCACTACGTTTACTACATACTTCCGGAGGAATAA